The Populus alba chromosome 6, ASM523922v2, whole genome shotgun sequence genomic interval TGATAGAGCCCATCGGAGGACAATATCAAGAATCTGTCCTTCGGACTCAGTCTGTGGTGGTATAACGATGGAGTACATGTAACGTACGGAGAGGTTCCGATGTAATCAATCCTGAACATCTCCAAGAGTATATCGTTCCACTTTGGCTGCCAAAATAACACCAGAGGCAGAGGATTCAACGACACAAGACAAGGTATTAGCAAGACAGATTGAATCAATACATTCTCGATCCCGATTCCTGACTAAAATGGAGTGATCTTTGCCTAATTTGTTGCATTTTGAATATAAAGAATCTTGCATACCTGTTTGAGAAAGCCAACCCCAAAGGCTCGGGTAACCTTCAAGTAACCTTTGACCCTGTCGTTCATTACTGCAGAAACATCTTCAGGATGTTCCTTCTTGATCCTCTCAACTTCCTGGTATTCAGAAAACGCAGGTTTTAGTCTGCCTTGTcaacagagagaaagaaaactCAAAATGGGTTTAACAAGAGGCAAGAAACCGAACATCACCTTATCTACATATGTGGAGTGATCCATAGTCAGCTGAATTGAATTCAAGTTACGCAGCCTGCAAAGCTCGTCGCCATCGAAATCTTCAATTCTATCACGCTTGCTTTCCTCATTGATAATCTCCAAATCCTGGATTCCTTTCCTTAATCCAGGAACGGTTATGCCTTTCTGGGCCAGAACCGCACGACTATCGCCAACATTCATCAAGTAAACATCTTCCCCCTTCATCAGCATCACCAGAACACAAGAACCCATCAAAGCCAATTCTGGATTGTCGGTTGCCATTCTATCAGCACTCTCAAAATAGGCTTCCTCTGTCTTCCTCAATGCCTGCGAAAGCGCTCTCAAAACATCATAATGGTTAGCTCCGTTAGAGTAGCAGttcattttctctttcaatttcaaattcaacTTCTCTTCCCTTCTCTTCGTGTCACCACCTTTAGACGTACGCTTCAAATTCTTTCCATGCTTTCTCTTCAGATCATCATAATAATTTCCTACTAACGGAGAATTTTCTTGATCAATTAAATGCAAAACGCCCTCTGCTTTTGTTGCTGTGGATTCAACGTTGTCATTATTATTCCACAGCAACTCCTTAAGCTCCTTATGGATGTTGGTATAAAGATAAGAAAGCAAATAATCAGGGGCATCAGGTCCATTAAAACCATCATAAATCCCCACAAAAATCCACCCATGTTCTTCTGATATCACTACATGTACTCTATCCTCACCAGCTTTCCCTTGTGCCCATTGTAGATTCTGGCTCCCAATTGAGTACTCACTCGCCAAATCCTCATGACCAGTATCATCATCAACAGCAAGAACTTGATCAATCACTTTGACATTTCTAGTACTTGCTGATTCTTTAACTCTTATGGGTGCCACCATAAGCTTTTGGCCTCGTGAGATAGTATTAGATATTGCTCTTTTTAAAGTCTTTATTAAACCGGCCTGTTGTTTCTTGGGTTTAACTTCAACTTCATCAATACTAGTAACAAGGGCAGCATGAGAGAAACTACTACTCTGCAACTGATTAGTGGCGCTATGATTAACAGTACTGATGTCcttgtctttttctttatcaaacGGACCTGAATAGAAACTAGCGGGATCAATGGGACCTGATAGAAATCCACGCTCGATAGGACCTGATAAAAAGCCACGTTCTATAGGACCTGAATAACCTGACGATGAGAGGACACCGGAGCCACGAGGGACAGGCTGAAGAGGGAGGGAAGCGAAAGAATCAGAGCTTTCAAAAGTGGATGCTCGATCCAAACCAGAGCTGTTGGAGCAGAGAGTATCATTAAGAGAGGTTGAGGATGTTGTTGATGTGTTGGCGCTTAGAGAGGCTCCGGAGATGGACCGAAACGTTGTTGTTTCCAGCTGAGAgtggattttgttgttgtggctgctgctgctgctgcagagTCTGGAAGCTGGGTGAATGTATGGGCGGATGTAACAGAAGGAGTGACCTAGTCCCTCCCGGCCATAATTATCAATGGAGATATCATGGTGCCGGGCTGAGATGTCCCCTGCCCTGGCAAAACAGTGACTCCCTTTTGTGACACAGTTGCCCATTAATCGAAACAATTAGTGACTGCGTCTCAATAAACTTGGAAGTTGATGGTTGTTTGTATTTGATTGTTCATAGCAGGTAGCTAACAAGCTAAACTGGTTTTTGCAGGAGAGGAGgtagaagagaggagagaagagctACAGCAGCAATGGATTGAACACTACTATTCCATAGGAATTGTAAAAGGAGATAGATAGTGGAGGGGGGGGGATCAGTTGACTTTTGAGGGCATTTTGCTGGTCAGTTTTGTTTAACAATAATTATGAGTTattgtttatttgaaattattttttttcaagtgttaaTGGAGAATTTGACTCTGGGAATCGCGTGGAGAAAGCGATGCTTGGTTCTCCTACTTCTActattagtattttatataatagaataaaaggtgggaataatcatcaaaagtcaaacctttttttttttttgggggggggggaataACACGCTAATGGCTACCAATCAATTTGTCTGCAATTGAGACTTTATTATTGTTCGTTATTGAGAATGGTGCAAATGATGCATTCCAATCCCATGCGAGTTATGATCTCATAAGAAACTCAGAATTGAGAGTGGAATTCATGCATAAACAACAACACTTCATGTCGTGTGATTGCATTTCATGTTTATGGGAAAAGGGCAGGTGTTGTCcatgtctttttctttctttctttccttttctgatGGCAAGCATGATATCgattatattaatttcatatatagTTAAGATGTGCCTAGGATATGGTGTGTTTGGCAGCATcatttcatgaaattttaaattttttatgttttaaattaatttttttgatgtttttaaattattgttatgtgataaataaattttaaaaaataaataaaatatttttacgatgaattttcaagtaaaaaaccttttgaagcACAACTGCAACAACACTttcaaataaacttttatacTGTCGAATCATGCTTTTCATTCACtgcctaaaaaaactaaatggtgTGGATGTTTTACTATAGTTTAATCCACGGTAAAATGTGTCTCGAGTTGTAGTAAAATTACCTTTGCATTAAGCTTCTTGGGTGGGGGTGTtgatgtctttttctttttatacagtAAAAATACTCTTTTACCGTCGAGGTCAATAAAATACAGAATTGTGATCAAGAGCTTTCTTGACTTTGCATAAGCttcttaacaataaaaatacgaTTTTTCCCCcatagtcaaaaaaaaattattgtattgcTGGATAAAGATATTTTAGAGTTTTCAGATTTTACTGTACAGTGCAGATGCATCTTTAATCTTGGAACAAACAAGATATAAACTTAGTATTTTGaggtatttttatacttttatatgggtattttgtgtaattattgAGGTCAAGAgggtattttggtatttttatattttgagtgGCACATGAAAGTTTAGGTGGTCGAATTGTCGCAAGTggtagtttgatttttttttcctctttttttctttctcctaaCAAGTAATATATATCATTGTCCTTTTTGTTtcttacttttcaatttcaatcctcattctatttattttttattttgttcccttttcatttatagaagttttattcttttcaatttagtcattcaaTTGTAATTTCGCATATTCTCGAttactatcaaaaaaaaaaattgtaatttctcatatatttaatttttcattttggtcctcattttttaaaatttctaattttatacttgacacttttgttgaagtttttttctttcaatttcattatttaatcaaattttttgttgttttattttttgtagtttgattctaattcttttgattattttttccttttattagagctaattttaaattcatctaAACCCtccaattgaaattttttatccctctaattaattttttttcaatcattttgtgtaattaacttttttttctaatttgatatttattttgttggaaaTTCAACTTTGTATAATCTTATTGTTATGCATTAGGTTTTTTTACATATTGGTTTTGtgattatctttaaattttttatatgaatttatctCGGTCTCATGATTTAAGTCATgatttttgcatgtttttttttgttaagataagtgttttttagttgttttaatctattttatttttcaagatattattctaatttatctataattttttatatataaaaaataatttattttttaaaataaataatattcatttttaaattatattgttgaCATGTTCAgcgttttatattattttttataacgtgaaattatttaattaattttattttttatttattttttaaattatgaatttttaaaaacataattaatatgTTATAACCTGCAACAAAGCATAGGTTAAATAGCGAATATGCTATACTATGcccaaattataatatttgaaatttaaaatattcctCAACTCACTTCCTCCATTCGTTGAAAGGAAAAGCCACCCTTAAAATTTAcgagggaattttttttttctttcattgcgGGTCAACTTCGGCATTTTAGAATATTAATTAGAGCAACTTGCAAATGTATATACAAATATCCATAATATCTTCAAACGACTTGAACCACTACCATTGACAAACAATGTCAAAGTGCATCCGAgggaattttttataaataaaaaacaatctaaaattttctaactgaaattatttaaaaaaatcaaaaaatcattcaatttaattaatgtcAAATTGGTTCTATTAATATTACAGATAATTCAATTCATTTACTTATtctattttgatgtgttgatgttaaaaaattatttttaaaaaattaaaaaatattattttgatatatttttaaatgaaaaatactttaaaaaacaatcgcaattatatttttaaaaagatcttataaaaagaaaatttaccggtattttagattattcagttttttcaaatattggttttcatcaaaattgtggatcatttaattaatttcggATCACTTCGAATTATTTGGCTAtgcatttgtcttttttttttttttttggcaaaaataTTTCTATTGTTGGAAGGTCTGATATTTGGACCAACCGAAaaccagtttttttaaaaaacaattagcacaataatctaaaacatgtggcagaataatataattaaaaaaacatctgataaaataacacattttactttattattatttttaattgtaactAGACCGCagttcaaaaaacaataattattattgcttGCGTTTTAGAAGgagaataaattgaattaaattaaattagtaaataaataataagtaaaagCCGCCTCTCTCTTCCCTTCAAACCTTGCCTTTATTTgtcatctctttttctttcttttatgtggTATTATCTTAGTTTGATTCTTctcctcattttcttttctaaagacCCATCAAActttattaaagaagaaaatcaaaaacCATGGTGTTCTCAAAACCTGCAGCCTCTCtcagctcctcctcctcctcctcctccttctttatTCTTTCAACACCAAAAATCGACATCTCTACTTTCGAAGCCTCGGTTAAGCCGAGTTCAATACAACCATGATCTTTTTCCCAACCTCGTGGGACTTCCTCAGCGGCCCCTATGCATCACCTTGATCTAGATGGCCACTCGAGCCAACTCACCCCACTCATCTCCCAACTCACTAGCCTCACTATCCTCGACTCTGTAGACAACAACTTCTATGGCCTTATCCTCTCCTCCATCTCCTCGTTTATCCACCTACAAACCTTGACTCTGCATTCCGACTCGTTCTCTGGCATAGTCTTTCACTCAATCAtctgttaaagaataatataaatcatattttagaatcttacctaacagtttaagctattgggttgagatgtttctttgacatggtatcataACCTTAATAACCAAGCGGTCATGAGTTCAAATCTTACCATCCtcatttatgtgataaaaattaagcacaatgtAATGCAgacttgtgcaagtttcaagcccaaaaggctttcacttgaggacgtgtgttagagaataatataaatcatatcttagaacCTCACGTAACAGCTTAAAccattgggttgagatgattcttgaTATCGCCAACCTTAAATCCCTTGAATCTTTAGacttttcatataattatttatatgggTACCtcccaaaaaattaaatgttgcgATTTTgaacaacattttaaaaatgtattatttcactcatatatatatatatatatatatatatatatatatatatatatatatatgtatgttaatttgttcattctttttattttatttgctattTGTCCAATTCACCCCAGAAACCTCAAGAAGTTTGGGAGGAAAggtaccttttatttttctactactAGTTTAACGGAACCTCTGACCAAATGGTGTTTTCCTTTTCACCTAGGCCACCCAGAGGCCCACTAATTTTGTATTCTCTTACTTTACTTTTGGTTTGGGCTTTGTTTGAATATTAAACCTGGCCCATTTGAAATTCATCGCATCGACCAGACCATGAATAATTGTGAATGTCATGTATAAAAGCTAAATGATTGAGGCTTTTTATTATACATTATTACGAGTAAAAACCATATATTATAGCAAATAAAGGCCAGGCAAACGATAGAGCACATGATGAGATAAAAGAGTTATGCCTCGAGAGATGTCTTTCTTACctggaaaaaaatcatatatccatttttttattttatgtttgttctaatggcttttttatttttattgaatgaagAACATAGAAGAAAAAGTTACATTTCTTCAtggaaaaacaaagaggaaagTAGGAATTatactataaatatattttatttttgtcatacTTCATTTCCAAAGTAtcttcaaaaaatccaaaacacataaagaaattttaaaaaatatattttcagtgCACTTTATCTATTTACAGgctcattttataattttgattatttttttctagttgatattttttttagaaaaaaaaatcaaaacataaaaattaaaaaaaaaattaagaaagaagatTGGTGGGAGAAAcacaacaaggaaaaaaaaaataaccaaaatgaaatttaattacaaattaaaagaaagaaaaacattgaaaagCTTAGAAGGTTGTACAAAATCTATATCATACTGGATCTCAAGAATGTTGGGCAGGACCCAAGCATTTTAGTGCACTGTAAGTTTATTTTCGAAGGTAAAATTCCTCAACATTTATTTGTTGTCCTACTACGTCCTCCTGATTATTGTCAAGACGTGCCATCTTTTCGCCCTTCCTCGTCTAATGAGCTTATctagtataaattttttattaatcttgaggatttaatattttagattttatttttttatataactagttgtaatcttataaattttagagttattaaaggtttatataattattaattttaaaatttgtaaaattaattgaaatatataaaaattagactagatattta includes:
- the LOC118053374 gene encoding probable protein phosphatase 2C 4 codes for the protein MGNCVTKGSHCFARAGDISARHHDISIDNYGREGLGHSFCYIRPYIHPASRLCSSSSSHNNKIHSQLETTTFRSISGASLSANTSTTSSTSLNDTLCSNSSGLDRASTFESSDSFASLPLQPVPRGSGVLSSSGYSGPIERGFLSGPIERGFLSGPIDPASFYSGPFDKEKDKDISTVNHSATNQLQSSSFSHAALVTSIDEVEVKPKKQQAGLIKTLKRAISNTISRGQKLMVAPIRVKESASTRNVKVIDQVLAVDDDTGHEDLASEYSIGSQNLQWAQGKAGEDRVHVVISEEHGWIFVGIYDGFNGPDAPDYLLSYLYTNIHKELKELLWNNNDNVESTATKAEGVLHLIDQENSPLVGNYYDDLKRKHGKNLKRTSKGGDTKRREEKLNLKLKEKMNCYSNGANHYDVLRALSQALRKTEEAYFESADRMATDNPELALMGSCVLVMLMKGEDVYLMNVGDSRAVLAQKGITVPGLRKGIQDLEIINEESKRDRIEDFDGDELCRLRNLNSIQLTMDHSTYVDKEVERIKKEHPEDVSAVMNDRVKGYLKVTRAFGVGFLKQPKWNDILLEMFRIDYIGTSPYVTCTPSLYHHRLSPKDRFLILSSDGLYQYFTNQEAVLEVGSFIAAFPEGDPAQHLIEEVLFRAAKNSGMDFHELLEIPQGERRRYHDDVSVIIISLEGRIWRSSV